One segment of Alnus glutinosa chromosome 2, dhAlnGlut1.1, whole genome shotgun sequence DNA contains the following:
- the LOC133860202 gene encoding probable terpene synthase 9 produces MLIFVLYKKKVLDIFCNNCFKLVVRDINIFLIEIMFLCLPSSCCVTINRQRKLVSQTHRRRSLPTILSAMIVSKLSELTHPRRSAQYHPSVWDLKLIESLSTPYTYELYATRLEELKRNAKCLLTSNKDPSVLFKLASTMKRLGVAYHFENEIEEAIGVLYPDVTSNLYSTALQFRVLREHGFSISSDVFDKFKSCGGRFMDSLSSDMEGLLSLYEASHLRMHGENTLEEARDFSIENLKSLMEKLDSDSAEQVRQSLEIPLYWRMQRIEALNFIDVYQKDTAKNLTLLELAKLDYNLVQSIYQQELEELARWWRDLGFKEKLPFSRDRLMENYLWAMGIIFEPQFSKCRIGITKFVCILLAIDDMYDIYGSLDELKCFTDAVDRWEMKAMDDLPQYMKICYVAMLNYVNEVVFDVLKDQDLDTFPYIKEAWSNLCRSHLIEARWFSNGYTPTVDEYIENASISVGGPAAIVHAYVQLGCTISKEALDCFKHDSDPIYWASLITRLSDDLGTSEAESKRGDVAKSIECYMVQESVSKEEAQDYIKRLISYSWKKLNEESAKSSLPKSVVKMSLNMARTAQCIYQHGDGLGTSTGVIKDHLTSLIVKPITIEKT; encoded by the exons ATGCTAATCTTTGTTCTATATAAGAAGAAGGTTTTAGATATTTTCTGCAATAATTGTTTCAAGTTAGTTGTTCGTGACATTAACATCTTCCTGATAGAAATAATGTTTCTCTGCCTCCCTAGCTCCTGTTGCGTTACAATTAATCGGCAAAGAAAATTAGTTTCCCAAACACACAGAAGAAGAAGCCTGCCAACAATCCTGTCCGCCATGATTGTGTCAAAGCTCAGTGAGTTAACACATCCACGGCGATCAGCTCAGTACCATCCTAGCGTTTGGGACCTCAAACTCATTGAATCCTTAAGCACTCCCTATACT TATGAATTGTATGCCACCCGATTGGAGGAGTTGAAACGAAATGCTAAATGCTTGCTGACGTCCAATAAAGACCCTTCTGTCCTTTTCAAGCTTGCTTCCACGATGAAGCGGTTAGGAGTTGCTTACCACTTTGAAAATGAGATTGAAGAAGCTATTGGTGTTTTGTATCCGGATGTCACAAGCAATCTTTACTCCACTGCTTTGCAGTTTCGAGTTTTAAGAGAACATGGTTTTTCGATTAGCTCAG ATGTGTTCGACAAATTCAAAAGCTGCGGTGGGAGATTCATGGACAGCTTAAGCAGTGATATGGAGGGACTTTTGAGTTTGTATGAAGCCTCTCATCTTCGAATGCATGGAGAAAATACTTTGGAAGAAGCCAGGGATTTTAGCATCGAAAACCTAAAATCATTAATGGAAAAATTGGACAGTGATTCAGCTGAGCAAGTGAGACAGTCACTGGAAATCCCCTTGTATTGGAGGATGCAAAGAATTGAAGCACTAAACTTTATTGATGTCTATCAAAAGGATACTGCAAAGAACTTGACTCTGTTGGAGCTGGCCAAGTTAGATTATAATCTAGTGCAATCCATATATCAGCAAGAGCTTGAGGAGTTAGCAAG GTGGTGGAGAGACTTGGGTTTTAAAGAAAAGCTACCTTTTTCAAGGGATAGATTGATGGAGAATTATTTGTGGGCGATGGGGATCATTTTTGAGCCCCAGTTTTCGAAGTGCAGGATCGGCATCACCAAATTTGTATGCATATTATTAGCTATTGACGACATGTATGATATATATGGATCGCTAGATGAGCTGAAATGCTTCACTGATGCTGTGGATCG ATGGGAGATGAAGGCGATGGATGACCTTCCCCAATACATGAAGATTTGTTACGTTGCTATGCTTAACTATGTTAATGAAGTGGTGTTTGATGTCCTCAAAGATCAGGACTTGGATACTTTCCCCTACATTAAGGAAGCG TGGTCAAATCTTTGTAGATCACATTTAATAGAAGCGCGGTGGTTTTCCAATGGATACACTCCAACTGTGGACGAGTACATAGAAAATGCATCGATTTCTGTGGGTGGTCCTGCAGCAATCGTCCATGCTTATGTACAGCTTGGGTGCACTATATCAAAAGAAGCACTAGATTGCTTCAAGCACGATTCTGATCCAATATATTGGGCATCCCTCATAACCAGACTAAGTGATGATTTGGGGACTTCAGAG GCTGAAAGCAAGAGAGGTGATGTGGCGAAATCCATCGAGTGCTACATGGTACAAGAAAGTGTATCCAAAGAAGAAGCTCAAGATTACATAAAGAGATTGATCAGCTACTCATGGAAGAAACTGAATGAGGAGAGTGCCAAAAGTTCCCTGCCAAAATCCGTTGTGAAGATGTCATTGAACATGGCGCGCACTGCTCAATGCATCTACCAACATGGTGACGGGCTTGGGACATCGACTGGGGTGATTAAAGATCATTTGACCTCGTTAATTGTCAAACCTATCACTATTGAAAAAACTTAG